In one window of Amblyomma americanum isolate KBUSLIRL-KWMA chromosome 9, ASM5285725v1, whole genome shotgun sequence DNA:
- the LOC144103282 gene encoding uncharacterized protein LOC144103282 produces MLGQPKQKSKEEDARKKRDRHKTGGGSAQCTVSAQSEQVIAVASHIMTRVGNQTDSDGGIDLPPVASLPVIRLMQPMVDGAGNEEFRYAEDDWEPPLVDEPQSPAAAVGKSGATPEAIEQESNLFFPAVQPADASSTAAAGCSSATAASGAAAGPTTAEAVATGDAGRAPRGRMALLERSLADENDCRAALLREEHGLRLQLMREDHNSILQERQEKNSLISRKKNWNWKS; encoded by the exons ATGCTGGGCCAACCTAAACAAAAGTCGAAGGAAGAGGacgcgaggaaaaagagagatcgccacaagacag gaggagggtcagctcaatgcactgtgagcgctcaaagtgagcaagtcattgctgttgccagccacataatgaccagggtaggcaaccagactgactctgatggaggcatcgacctgccaccagtggcaagtttgcctgttataagattgatgcagccaatggtggatggagcaggcaatgaagaattccgttatgcag aagacgactgggaacctccgctcgtggatgagccgcagtcaccagcggctgctgttggtaagagtggggcaactccagaagcaattgagcaggagagcaatctcttttttcctgctgtgcaacctgctgatgcttccagcacagctgcagcaggctgcagcagtgctacagctgcttctggagctgccgctggtcccactactgctgaagcagtggccaccggtgacgctggcagggctccaagagggcggatggcccttttagaaaggtctctggcagatgagaacgactgtagagcggccttactgcgcgaagagcatggactgcgtcttcagctgatgcgagaggaccacaacagtattctgcaagagcggcaggagaaaaactccttgatatccagaaaaaaaaattggaattggaaatcttag